A single window of Halobacillus naozhouensis DNA harbors:
- a CDS encoding metal ABC transporter permease, which translates to MIESFFQYEFLQNAAITGMLIGIVAPLLGVFIVVRRLSLIADALSHITLTGIAASLLLEKKVSAVQDLNPVYMGMVFSVGGAILIEKLRKVYKHYEELAIPIILSGGIGLGVLLISLADGFNTDLFSYLFGSVTAVSRSNMWTVLIITLVVLTIVILFYKELFVLSFDEEHASISGVNGKWIHLLFIVMVALVIASAMQVVGILLVSALMTLPVAAALRIAASFKQTIGLSIAFGELSVILGLYASYHLSVPPGGTIVLTAIIILIMAMLYKKVRNQLYIKGETV; encoded by the coding sequence ATGATCGAAAGTTTTTTTCAGTATGAGTTTTTACAAAATGCAGCCATAACAGGAATGCTGATCGGGATAGTGGCTCCATTATTAGGCGTCTTTATCGTGGTTCGAAGACTTTCTTTGATTGCCGACGCCCTATCTCACATCACACTGACCGGTATTGCGGCTAGTCTTTTGTTAGAAAAGAAAGTTTCGGCCGTGCAGGATCTTAACCCTGTTTATATGGGAATGGTGTTTTCTGTTGGCGGCGCTATTTTAATCGAGAAACTCCGTAAAGTCTATAAACATTATGAGGAGCTGGCGATTCCTATCATTTTATCCGGCGGGATCGGATTAGGTGTGCTGCTGATCTCATTAGCAGACGGTTTCAATACAGATTTGTTCAGTTATTTATTTGGCAGTGTAACGGCCGTCAGCCGTTCGAATATGTGGACGGTATTAATCATTACTCTTGTCGTTCTCACGATTGTTATCCTTTTTTATAAGGAATTGTTTGTCTTGTCATTTGATGAAGAACATGCTTCCATTTCCGGGGTGAATGGCAAATGGATCCACCTCTTGTTTATTGTGATGGTTGCATTGGTAATTGCTTCAGCTATGCAGGTAGTCGGGATACTGCTCGTGTCAGCACTGATGACATTGCCGGTGGCAGCTGCCTTACGAATTGCTGCCAGCTTCAAACAAACCATTGGGTTATCGATTGCATTTGGAGAGCTATCCGTTATTCTTGGTTTGTATGCCTCCTACCATTTAAGCGTCCCCCCTGGAGGAACCATTGTTCTGACAGCGATCATTATTCTAATAATGGCGATGCTTTATAAAAAGGTGAGAAATCAACTCTATATAAAGGGTGAAACAGTATGA
- a CDS encoding Fur family transcriptional regulator: MNVETALQLLKEKGYKRTRQRERIVEIFVNQDQYIAAKAILKQIQEDFPSVSYDTIYRNLYLLTEEEILEATELSGEKHFRLGCETHGHHHHFICTDCGKTKSIEFCPMESINEHLSGYDIENHKFEIYGKCPRCS; the protein is encoded by the coding sequence ATGAATGTGGAAACAGCCTTGCAACTCCTTAAAGAAAAAGGATATAAACGGACGAGACAAAGAGAGCGTATTGTTGAAATCTTTGTCAATCAAGATCAGTACATTGCCGCAAAAGCTATTCTCAAGCAAATTCAGGAAGACTTCCCCAGTGTCAGTTATGATACGATTTACCGTAACCTTTACCTGTTAACGGAAGAAGAAATTCTTGAAGCTACGGAATTAAGCGGAGAAAAGCATTTCCGTTTAGGTTGTGAAACTCATGGTCATCATCATCATTTTATATGTACGGATTGTGGAAAAACGAAGTCGATTGAGTTCTGCCCGATGGAAAGTATTAACGAACATCTAAGCGGCTATGATATTGAAAATCATAAATTTGAGATTTACGGAAAGTGTCCCCGATGCAGTTAG
- a CDS encoding metal ABC transporter solute-binding protein, Zn/Mn family, with protein MSKYLSLILILTLFLSACGNETSPEDSSDKQLEIHTTVYPLKFFTKQIAGDLAEVSSILPPGTDPHTYEPTTKEMIKIAEAEAFVYNGAGLESYAKTIAETVKPEGVEILEASKGVKLEEHVHDHGGDPHSEEKETHAEEEHSHEEEKDRSHIGEGHEGHVHGNQDPHIWLDPIRSIQLAENIKDMLISLQPESEKQFTENFNQLKNKLIELDQQFHNQLTSKPKDKIIVSHAAYGYWEQAYGIEQVAVSGLTPTSEPSQKELEEIIETAEKYQLNFVLFEQNVTPKVAKVVQNEIGAEPLRIHNLSVLTEENIQSNEDYFSLMEKNLEVLSKALSKQ; from the coding sequence ATGAGTAAATATTTAAGTCTTATTTTGATACTTACTTTATTTTTATCTGCATGTGGGAACGAGACATCTCCAGAAGATTCGTCAGACAAACAGTTGGAAATTCACACGACCGTTTATCCATTAAAGTTTTTTACAAAACAAATCGCTGGTGATTTAGCAGAGGTTTCATCCATCTTGCCCCCAGGTACAGACCCTCATACTTATGAGCCAACCACAAAAGAGATGATCAAAATAGCAGAAGCGGAGGCATTTGTCTATAATGGAGCGGGCCTTGAATCCTATGCCAAAACGATCGCTGAGACTGTGAAGCCTGAAGGGGTGGAAATTCTAGAAGCGTCTAAGGGCGTAAAGCTTGAAGAACACGTTCATGACCATGGGGGTGATCCTCATTCTGAAGAAAAGGAGACTCATGCTGAAGAAGAGCATTCTCATGAAGAAGAAAAAGATCGTTCACATATAGGGGAAGGGCATGAGGGGCATGTACACGGTAATCAAGACCCTCACATTTGGCTTGACCCCATTCGTTCGATTCAATTAGCTGAAAATATTAAAGACATGCTTATTTCTCTGCAACCCGAATCAGAGAAGCAATTTACCGAAAACTTTAACCAGCTGAAAAATAAGCTGATTGAATTAGATCAGCAATTTCATAATCAGTTAACCAGTAAGCCAAAGGATAAAATCATTGTTTCCCATGCCGCTTATGGATACTGGGAACAAGCATACGGAATCGAACAGGTGGCTGTTTCTGGTTTAACCCCAACTAGTGAGCCATCACAAAAAGAACTTGAAGAGATTATTGAAACAGCTGAGAAATATCAATTGAACTTTGTATTATTTGAACAAAACGTTACACCTAAAGTAGCCAAAGTTGTTCAGAATGAGATCGGCGCAGAACCACTGCGCATTCATAACCTTTCGGTGTTAACAGAAGAAAATATCCAATCGAATGAAGATTACTTTAGTCTAATGGAGAAGAATCTTGAAGTGCTGTCTAAAGCCCTGTCAAAACAATAA
- a CDS encoding MFS transporter translates to MVSARSRFWILIGLVTISGFSQGMLLPLLAVILEKNGVSSSINGLHATGLYIGILISSPFMEKPLQRLGYKPIIMIGGALVFVSLALFPFWQALWFWFALRMLVGIGDQVLHFGTQTWITASAANESRGKSIAYYGLFFSVGFTLGPLMTNLLSISLYIPFLVSALLSLIVWSTMWFVRNEMPDHNDTTVYSTSSIKRFSRALKLGWVAFLPPLTYGFLEATLHGIFPVYGMRIGHDVNILSLIIPSFAAASLLSQIPLGALSDRIGRKKVILFVVAGGMVAFLFAAFFEHSTLWLFVTFALGGLFVGSLFSLGISYMTDLLPKELLPAGNIMCGMAFSLGSIAGPFLSGIVIDLFPGLSFFYIIVGLLLLVFISTASKRNPQVQHLST, encoded by the coding sequence GTGGTTTCAGCACGGTCAAGATTTTGGATTCTCATTGGGCTTGTGACAATTTCCGGTTTTTCTCAAGGTATGCTGTTACCGTTATTAGCGGTGATCTTAGAGAAGAATGGGGTCTCTTCCTCAATTAACGGCCTTCACGCTACCGGATTATATATCGGGATTTTAATCTCTTCTCCATTTATGGAGAAGCCACTTCAGAGACTAGGGTATAAGCCTATTATTATGATAGGGGGAGCCCTCGTCTTTGTTTCGCTCGCCTTGTTTCCGTTTTGGCAGGCTTTATGGTTTTGGTTTGCTTTACGCATGCTCGTCGGGATTGGCGATCAAGTGCTGCATTTTGGCACACAAACATGGATTACCGCCTCAGCTGCCAATGAATCTCGCGGCAAAAGTATTGCCTACTACGGCTTGTTTTTCAGCGTAGGGTTTACCCTTGGTCCCCTAATGACGAATTTATTGTCGATCAGCCTTTACATACCGTTTCTAGTATCGGCTCTTCTTAGTTTGATCGTTTGGAGCACCATGTGGTTTGTCCGAAATGAGATGCCTGATCATAACGACACGACTGTCTACAGCACAAGTTCAATAAAACGGTTCAGCCGGGCTCTTAAGCTTGGATGGGTAGCTTTTCTCCCTCCACTGACGTACGGATTTCTTGAAGCTACTCTCCATGGCATTTTCCCTGTCTATGGGATGCGAATTGGCCATGATGTAAACATCCTGTCTCTGATCATTCCATCATTCGCAGCAGCGAGTCTATTATCGCAAATACCACTCGGAGCTTTAAGTGACAGAATTGGCAGAAAAAAAGTCATCCTTTTCGTAGTTGCAGGAGGAATGGTGGCCTTCCTATTCGCTGCCTTCTTTGAGCATTCTACGCTATGGTTATTCGTAACCTTTGCCTTAGGCGGACTCTTTGTAGGGTCTTTATTCTCACTGGGAATATCCTATATGACAGATTTGCTTCCAAAGGAATTACTTCCAGCAGGCAACATTATGTGCGGGATGGCTTTTAGCCTTGGAAGTATCGCGGGACCATTTCTGTCAGGGATTGTTATTGATCTTTTTCCAGGCTTATCATTCTTTTATATTATTGTCGGATTACTCCTGCTCGTGTTTATTTCTACCGCTTCGAAACGGAATCCGCAAGTTCAGCACCTTAGCACCTGA
- a CDS encoding OsmC family protein, whose amino-acid sequence MEFYIKGEGIRTSFDYGELDISGDEMNGFRPFQLMVASIAGCSLSVYRKILDKQRIDYEDITVQANVERNTEEANRIERVSLRFVVKGYHLNQDKLLKNLEISRNNCSMVQSVKDSIEVEESLECIQLSR is encoded by the coding sequence ATGGAATTTTACATTAAAGGTGAGGGCATTCGTACATCTTTTGATTACGGGGAACTGGACATTTCTGGTGATGAAATGAATGGTTTTCGTCCATTTCAGTTGATGGTTGCCTCGATTGCCGGATGTAGTTTGAGTGTGTACCGTAAAATTTTGGACAAGCAGAGAATTGATTATGAAGACATTACGGTCCAGGCAAACGTTGAACGGAATACGGAAGAAGCCAACCGGATAGAGAGAGTCAGCCTGCGTTTCGTTGTTAAAGGTTATCATTTAAATCAAGATAAACTGCTAAAGAATTTGGAGATATCCCGTAACAATTGTTCAATGGTCCAATCTGTAAAGGATAGTATCGAAGTAGAAGAATCTCTTGAGTGTATTCAGCTCAGCAGGTAA
- a CDS encoding YczE/YyaS/YitT family protein, with protein MRTFLVKTLFYIVGLTIISLGVTLTIKADLGAGAWDAMNVGLTEIIGFSVGNWVIIIGSILIGTNALIARERPDILAVVTILVIGKMIDFWLITGLAPFSFTGFLTQFIFLILGIVVIAIGVSLYLQPNYSLNPIDGWWHYRNGLAYRLLSQKRSRKDLL; from the coding sequence ATGAGGACTTTTTTAGTGAAAACACTTTTTTATATAGTGGGTTTAACCATCATCTCACTCGGTGTTACCTTAACGATTAAAGCAGACCTTGGCGCAGGAGCCTGGGATGCGATGAATGTCGGGCTCACTGAAATAATTGGCTTCTCAGTGGGGAATTGGGTCATTATTATTGGTTCCATTTTGATAGGCACCAATGCACTCATTGCCAGGGAACGTCCAGACATACTGGCGGTGGTCACTATTTTAGTTATCGGGAAGATGATTGATTTTTGGCTGATTACTGGTTTGGCTCCGTTCTCTTTTACCGGATTTTTAACTCAATTTATCTTCCTTATTTTAGGGATAGTTGTAATTGCAATAGGGGTTTCGTTATATTTACAGCCAAACTATTCACTCAATCCAATCGATGGTTGGTGGCATTACAGAAACGGTTTGGCTTATCGCTTACTGTCGCAAAAACGTTCACGGAAGGATTTGCTCTGA
- a CDS encoding YfkD famly protein translates to MRFKWLGLIVLIGFISLVSSQGILAKEKEQDKNSTIPNHVLNISKDNTYPNSTDDQEILEAEKLTDELMEESDVRITNPQLIEMLNETTLKPSPFALGYRAEIFLGRWPLTYKSTESNINWEYQQINVNELDNHGGTQPAKMSYEQKEEKHVKGGLTSKISHSDQIMKLILLEAQKNSKLPLSFHTVIGAGTKQKNTYSVPVNKTGVLQAYAPAINEKGEVTFGDVYIKLKGSKKTLEIKNVTRQGIGAWIPIQDHVSFSFELK, encoded by the coding sequence ATGAGATTCAAGTGGCTAGGACTTATCGTTCTTATTGGCTTCATCTCTTTAGTTTCATCACAAGGTATACTTGCCAAGGAAAAAGAACAGGACAAAAATTCAACCATCCCTAATCACGTCTTAAATATTTCGAAGGATAACACCTATCCTAACTCAACAGATGATCAAGAAATATTAGAAGCTGAAAAATTAACGGATGAACTGATGGAAGAGTCAGATGTTCGGATTACGAACCCACAGTTGATCGAGATGCTAAATGAAACAACTCTAAAACCTTCCCCGTTTGCATTAGGTTATCGAGCGGAGATTTTTTTAGGACGGTGGCCATTAACTTATAAATCAACAGAGTCCAATATTAATTGGGAGTATCAGCAGATTAATGTTAATGAGCTGGACAATCATGGAGGCACCCAGCCAGCCAAAATGAGTTACGAGCAGAAGGAAGAAAAGCATGTAAAAGGTGGACTAACATCCAAGATCAGCCACAGTGATCAAATCATGAAGTTAATTTTGTTAGAGGCACAAAAGAATTCGAAGCTTCCACTTTCGTTTCACACGGTAATAGGGGCGGGAACGAAGCAGAAAAACACATACTCTGTGCCCGTTAATAAAACAGGTGTTCTTCAAGCATATGCCCCTGCCATCAACGAAAAAGGGGAAGTCACATTTGGTGATGTGTACATTAAGTTAAAAGGCTCGAAGAAAACCTTGGAAATTAAAAATGTAACTAGACAAGGGATCGGGGCCTGGATTCCCATTCAGGATCATGTCAGTTTCTCTTTTGAATTAAAATAA
- a CDS encoding mechanosensitive ion channel family protein, with the protein MEQFVDIIRGLFNQKTVLILVSAVVLFFAVMIIRKMIRSFFTRTSFIEERKEKTLEAMLNSIVSYGAVIAFIIIVLSIWVDIGKILAGAGIIGVIIGFGAQSLIKDFFAGIFLLYEKQLHKGDYITLNNTHHGIVEDVGLRFLKIREWSGKLLTISNGQIKTIENYNFDYMRVIEHVTTNFREDPRKVFTALEAACVRLNDEIGMFLKKDLAKKPIEPFKVYGMNSLNDQFHGYQYTITGVVEDLVYWTASKETRRIIAETMFDHNIAMAEQRVQVQSYSSPEE; encoded by the coding sequence GTGGAACAATTTGTAGATATCATCAGAGGTCTGTTTAATCAAAAAACCGTTCTAATTCTTGTTAGTGCGGTCGTTTTGTTTTTTGCTGTCATGATTATTCGTAAAATGATCAGATCGTTCTTTACGAGAACATCTTTCATAGAAGAACGAAAAGAAAAGACACTCGAAGCGATGCTCAACTCGATCGTCAGTTATGGAGCCGTAATAGCTTTTATCATTATCGTGTTATCCATATGGGTTGATATCGGAAAAATTCTAGCCGGTGCCGGTATCATCGGGGTTATTATAGGTTTTGGTGCCCAGAGCCTTATTAAAGACTTTTTTGCAGGAATATTCCTGTTGTATGAGAAACAACTGCATAAAGGGGATTATATAACACTGAATAACACGCATCACGGTATCGTTGAAGATGTCGGACTTCGTTTCTTGAAGATCAGGGAATGGAGCGGAAAACTCCTAACGATCAGCAATGGCCAAATTAAAACCATTGAGAACTACAATTTTGATTACATGCGTGTCATCGAGCATGTAACCACGAACTTTCGTGAAGATCCCAGAAAAGTGTTTACGGCTTTAGAAGCCGCATGTGTGCGTTTAAACGATGAAATAGGCATGTTTCTGAAAAAAGATTTAGCCAAAAAGCCTATTGAACCCTTTAAAGTTTATGGAATGAATTCGCTCAATGATCAATTCCACGGCTATCAATATACAATAACGGGCGTTGTGGAAGATCTCGTTTATTGGACCGCATCAAAAGAAACGCGCCGGATCATTGCCGAGACAATGTTTGATCATAACATTGCCATGGCGGAGCAGCGCGTTCAAGTTCAGTCTTATTCCTCACCAGAGGAATAA
- a CDS encoding SE1561 family protein: MSQQEKLTDLKSRLSAFMNRVDQMDPNETSVEDIDELIKMLEDLERKM, encoded by the coding sequence ATGTCTCAGCAAGAAAAACTGACTGATCTTAAATCGCGGTTATCTGCATTTATGAATCGCGTTGATCAAATGGATCCCAATGAAACATCCGTTGAAGATATTGATGAACTGATTAAGATGCTGGAAGATCTCGAACGAAAAATGTAA
- a CDS encoding Na+/H+ antiporter family protein: MALAVIVSVLVLTILSLARVNVIIAILAASLTAGIMNGETLISSLELLVSGMGDQARVALSYVLLGAFAVAISYSGITSMFVGYLLKVLKDKRTITVLIIAGVASLSQNVIPVHIAFIPILIPPLLHMFDNMQIDRRAVASALTFGLKAPYIMIPIGFGYIFHETIQQAMASNGVSISINTIAKSLLVPGLGMIAGLLFAVFITYRKRKEPSQAENFDDEPSTLLRNFTPERFNKKHGFTIISILVTLFIQAYWKDLILAALAGLTLMFIFKVVPFKKGDRIVNDGIAMMGTIAFVMLVAAGYANVLTKTQSVSALVDASSGYLGDSKAVIAFVLLLVGLVVTIGIGSSFATIPILAALFVPICVSAGFSAMAIAALIGTAGALGDAGSPASDSTLGPTSGLNADGKHNHIWDTCVPTFLHYNIPLFIFGLVAALIL; this comes from the coding sequence ATGGCGTTAGCTGTTATTGTATCTGTACTCGTGCTCACGATCTTAAGTTTAGCCCGAGTTAATGTCATTATAGCGATTCTTGCAGCGAGTCTCACAGCAGGAATCATGAATGGAGAAACGCTAATAAGTTCATTAGAACTGTTAGTTAGCGGGATGGGTGATCAGGCGAGGGTTGCCTTAAGTTACGTCCTGCTTGGTGCTTTTGCCGTAGCAATTAGTTATTCGGGAATTACCAGTATGTTTGTCGGTTATTTGTTAAAAGTACTAAAAGATAAGCGGACAATTACTGTACTAATTATCGCGGGGGTGGCTAGTTTATCACAAAATGTGATACCTGTTCATATTGCTTTTATTCCTATTCTTATCCCCCCTTTGCTTCACATGTTCGATAATATGCAAATAGACAGGCGGGCAGTAGCGTCTGCTCTTACATTTGGGCTCAAGGCACCTTATATTATGATCCCAATCGGCTTTGGCTATATATTTCATGAAACGATTCAACAAGCGATGGCATCAAACGGTGTTTCCATTTCGATAAATACTATTGCTAAGTCACTGCTTGTGCCCGGTCTCGGGATGATTGCAGGGTTACTGTTTGCGGTATTTATTACGTACAGGAAAAGGAAGGAGCCTTCACAAGCTGAGAATTTTGATGATGAACCGAGCACACTACTGCGTAATTTCACCCCAGAGCGTTTCAACAAAAAGCACGGGTTTACGATTATTTCCATCCTTGTGACTTTGTTCATTCAAGCCTATTGGAAAGACCTTATCCTAGCCGCATTAGCCGGGTTGACCCTTATGTTTATTTTTAAAGTTGTACCGTTTAAAAAAGGTGATCGAATTGTGAATGATGGAATTGCAATGATGGGAACGATCGCTTTTGTCATGCTGGTGGCGGCAGGCTATGCCAATGTACTGACAAAAACTCAATCAGTTTCAGCACTTGTGGATGCAAGCTCCGGGTATTTAGGTGACAGCAAAGCAGTAATTGCCTTTGTATTATTGCTCGTAGGGTTAGTTGTAACAATTGGAATAGGATCATCGTTTGCAACAATTCCTATCCTCGCTGCATTGTTTGTCCCTATTTGCGTTAGTGCAGGCTTCTCTGCCATGGCTATTGCTGCATTGATTGGGACAGCAGGAGCTCTTGGCGACGCAGGTTCCCCAGCTTCAGATAGTACGCTTGGCCCGACATCAGGACTAAATGCCGATGGGAAACACAATCACATCTGGGACACATGTGTGCCGACCTTCCTTCACTATAATATTCCATTGTTTATTTTTGGACTGGTGGCTGCATTGATTCTATAA
- the pdaA gene encoding delta-lactam-biosynthetic de-N-acetylase — protein sequence MWRQLLALCIAFTLLIIPITTFAEGWGYKKSSDGKVPEVGKYGPLVEKYDGFYVDHSGEKVVYLTFDNGYEQGYTAKVLDILKKQQVPAAFFVTGHYIKSAPELVKRMEEEGHIIGNHSWSHPDFTKLSKQEMKNELQKVEKAVKELTDQDSMTYMRPPQGKFNEQTLKWTRELGYVHAFWSLAFVDWQTDGQKGWEYAYQSVINQIHPGAVILLHTVSKDNADALNELIIQLRKRGYHFGSLHELMMKKLIPFPIVHL from the coding sequence ATGTGGCGACAATTGTTGGCGTTGTGTATTGCTTTTACCTTACTTATCATCCCAATAACAACGTTTGCAGAGGGATGGGGGTATAAGAAAAGCAGTGACGGAAAAGTACCCGAAGTGGGGAAATATGGGCCTCTGGTGGAGAAATACGATGGGTTTTATGTAGATCATTCTGGTGAAAAAGTGGTTTATTTAACTTTTGATAATGGTTATGAACAGGGCTATACAGCAAAAGTGCTCGATATTTTGAAAAAGCAACAAGTTCCTGCTGCTTTTTTTGTGACAGGTCATTATATTAAGAGTGCTCCTGAACTGGTTAAAAGAATGGAAGAAGAAGGCCATATTATCGGTAACCATTCTTGGAGCCATCCTGACTTCACGAAATTATCAAAGCAAGAAATGAAAAATGAACTTCAAAAAGTGGAAAAAGCTGTGAAAGAACTGACAGACCAAGACTCCATGACATACATGCGTCCTCCGCAAGGGAAATTTAATGAACAAACCTTAAAATGGACGAGGGAGTTAGGCTACGTTCACGCTTTTTGGTCACTTGCTTTTGTTGACTGGCAGACGGACGGTCAGAAAGGGTGGGAATACGCTTATCAGAGTGTGATCAATCAGATTCACCCGGGAGCCGTTATATTGCTGCATACCGTATCAAAAGATAACGCAGATGCTTTAAATGAGTTGATTATACAGCTAAGAAAAAGAGGATACCATTTCGGAAGCTTACATGAGTTAATGATGAAAAAGCTTATCCCTTTTCCAATAGTTCATTTATAG